Within the Methanobacterium sp. BRmetb2 genome, the region ATCCGGGTATCTGGCCGGTTACATTCATGACACATAACAAATCTTTTAACGTATTCGTCAATCCGGTCATTTATTAAAAAATGAGTAAATTTACCCTGCATAATAGCCCGACCACCTTCTAGGTTTCCAGCAGTACCCATTTCTCTTAAAAGAAATTTCAAAAGATGTTGGGGGTCACGGTTTAATGCAGTGGCTATTTCTCCAAAATTCTGGACAATTGTCCGGTTTCCTTGTATCATGGAATAAGCCCTTGGCACTTTAAATCTTTTTGTTTCAAATACCTTTTTAGGTAGTTGATCTATTGCTCGGTCCAGTAATTCATCATAATCATCCATTATATTACCTCCTTGGATCTTCACTATTAAGTTAAAAAAGTGTAAGTTAAGTTACTATATCTAATATCTAATTAATATTTAATTAACTGTATAAAAATAATTAAATAGAAATTAATTGCACACACCGGGTATGCAGTTGTAAATATTTATATAAAATTATAGTATTATTAAACTATCTTCAAGTATCCTCTTTCTGGTTCAAATACCATTCCTTTATGTTTTAAAACTCTAATAACTTCTTCAACCTTTTCTTCACTTACATTATATCTATCTTCCATTTCAGATATAAGTATATTGATTGGAGCTTTACCACCATATTCTTCTTC harbors:
- a CDS encoding translation initiation factor IF-2 subunit beta, with amino-acid sequence MDDYDELLDRAIDQLPKKVFETKRFKVPRAYSMIQGNRTIVQNFGEIATALNRDPQHLLKFLLREMGTAGNLEGGRAIMQGKFTHFLINDRIDEYVKRFVMCHECNRPDTRIIREDRIFLLKCEACGAKAPLKTL